The Neobacillus sp. PS3-34 genome has a window encoding:
- a CDS encoding alpha/beta hydrolase, which yields MVYVPTFIAQGESDGIVPPKSAEYLYQNIGAKEKQITYVKHSKHHICHCEEKEALFFQVYNFLNDM from the coding sequence ATGGTGTATGTGCCAACATTCATCGCCCAGGGAGAAAGTGATGGGATTGTACCGCCCAAAAGCGCCGAATACCTTTACCAAAACATTGGAGCAAAGGAAAAACAGATCACGTACGTCAAACATTCAAAACATCATATTTGCCACTGTGAGGAAAAAGAAGCCCTCTTTTTCCAGGTGTATAATTTTTTAAATGATATGTAA